In one window of Acidovorax sp. HDW3 DNA:
- the yjgA gene encoding ribosome biogenesis factor YjgA, with product MSRKPQKGYYVKGRFVAEGSELDLQYKAELKGTTEASKTDLKRESDALQTMGKELLTLRSDLRQRLQLPDKLLDALAEAQRITAFEGKRRQMQFVGKLMRKLSDEEINAIEAALHEQRHGSAEEKLSLHLAEHWRERLIADDQALTAWMSEFPATDAQQLRALVRQARKDAPGAHAAAVTEAEGLAPRKGRAYRELFQLVRTQLDSAQDDSQNGSSTPEEPGHD from the coding sequence ATGTCACGCAAACCCCAAAAAGGCTATTACGTCAAAGGCCGCTTCGTCGCCGAAGGCAGCGAACTCGACCTGCAGTACAAGGCCGAACTCAAAGGCACGACCGAGGCCAGTAAAACCGACCTCAAGCGCGAAAGCGACGCCCTGCAAACCATGGGCAAAGAGCTGCTGACGCTGCGCTCTGACCTGCGCCAGCGCCTGCAGCTGCCCGACAAGCTGCTCGACGCCCTGGCCGAAGCGCAGCGCATCACCGCCTTTGAAGGCAAGCGCCGCCAGATGCAGTTCGTCGGCAAGCTCATGCGCAAGCTCAGCGACGAAGAAATCAACGCCATCGAAGCCGCCTTGCACGAGCAGCGCCACGGCAGCGCCGAAGAAAAGCTCTCCCTGCACCTGGCCGAGCACTGGCGCGAGCGCCTGATCGCCGACGACCAGGCGCTGACCGCCTGGATGAGCGAATTTCCCGCCACCGACGCGCAGCAGCTGCGCGCCCTGGTGCGCCAGGCGCGCAAGGATGCCCCGGGGGCACACGCCGCCGCCGTGACCGAAGCCGAGGGCCTGGCACCGCGCAAGGGCCGCGCCTACCGCGAGCTGTTCCAACTGGTACGAACCCAGCTAGACAGTGCCCAGGACGACTCCCAGAATGGCAGCTCCACCCCCGAGGAGCCAGGCCATGACTAA
- the pmbA gene encoding metalloprotease PmbA, giving the protein MKKPHVSPSAADSGFSYSRDFFADLVDQALAEAKKLGATDAGAEASEGCGLSVSVRKGELETVERNRDKSLGVTVYLGQRRGNASTSDFSSAAIVQTVQAAYDIARFTAEDPVAGLPDAADIAPEASHRDLQLFHPWAIDSEQAARLALQCEQAALDTDRRITNSEGAGVSVQQSHFFSAHTRGFRGGYASSRHSLSVAPIASLPGRHGEMQRDAWYSSQRSAADLAAPEAVGRYAAERALSRLGSRKIATTECPVLFESPLAAGLLGGFVQAVSGGALYRKSSFLLDSLGQQVFPQHIDISEDPFILGGKGSSPFDEEGVRVQARKVVDAGRVEGYFLSSYSARKLGMKTTGNAGGSHNLALTSRLTRAGDNLDAMLQKLGTGLFVIELMGQGVNYVTGDYSRGASGFWVENGQIAYPVHEITIAGNLRQMYQDIEAVGADAYGYGAKTVGSVLIGRMKVAGS; this is encoded by the coding sequence ATGAAAAAACCCCATGTCTCCCCGTCCGCAGCCGACAGCGGCTTTAGCTATTCCCGCGATTTTTTTGCCGACTTGGTCGATCAGGCCCTGGCCGAGGCGAAAAAACTCGGCGCCACCGACGCCGGCGCCGAGGCCAGCGAGGGCTGTGGCCTGTCGGTGAGCGTGCGCAAGGGCGAGCTCGAAACGGTGGAGCGCAACCGTGATAAATCCCTGGGCGTGACGGTGTACCTTGGCCAGCGCCGGGGCAATGCCAGTACCTCCGACTTTTCCAGCGCCGCCATCGTGCAAACCGTGCAGGCGGCCTACGACATTGCCCGCTTCACGGCCGAAGACCCGGTGGCCGGCCTGCCCGATGCGGCCGACATCGCCCCCGAGGCCAGCCACCGTGACCTGCAGCTGTTTCACCCCTGGGCCATCGACAGCGAGCAGGCCGCGCGCCTGGCGCTGCAGTGCGAGCAGGCGGCGCTCGATACCGACAGGCGCATCACCAACAGCGAGGGCGCGGGCGTGTCGGTGCAGCAAAGCCATTTCTTCAGCGCGCACACGCGCGGTTTTCGCGGCGGCTACGCCAGCTCGCGCCACAGCCTGTCGGTGGCGCCGATTGCCTCGCTGCCCGGGCGCCATGGCGAGATGCAGCGCGATGCCTGGTACAGCTCGCAGCGCAGCGCGGCCGACCTGGCGGCGCCCGAAGCCGTGGGCCGCTATGCCGCCGAGCGCGCCCTGAGCCGCCTGGGCAGCCGCAAGATCGCCACCACCGAATGCCCGGTGCTGTTCGAGTCGCCGCTGGCAGCGGGCCTGCTCGGCGGTTTTGTGCAGGCCGTGAGCGGCGGCGCGCTGTACCGCAAGAGCAGCTTTTTGCTCGACAGCCTGGGCCAGCAGGTGTTCCCGCAGCACATTGATATCAGCGAAGACCCGTTCATCCTCGGCGGCAAGGGCAGCTCGCCGTTCGACGAAGAAGGCGTGCGCGTGCAAGCGCGCAAGGTGGTGGATGCGGGCCGGGTCGAGGGCTATTTCCTGTCGAGCTACTCGGCGCGCAAGCTGGGCATGAAGACCACCGGCAACGCCGGCGGCTCGCACAACCTGGCGCTCACCTCGCGCCTGACGCGTGCGGGCGACAACCTGGACGCGATGCTGCAAAAACTGGGCACCGGCCTGTTCGTGATCGAGCTCATGGGCCAGGGCGTGAACTACGTCACCGGCGACTATTCGCGCGGCGCCAGCGGCTTTTGGGTCGAAAACGGCCAGATCGCCTACCCGGTGCACGAGATCACCATCGCCGGCAACCTGCGCCAGATGTACCAAGACATCGAGGCCGTGGGCGCCGATGCCTACGGCTACGGCGCCAAGACGGTGGGCTCGGTGCTCATCGGGCGCATGAAGGTGGCGGGTAGCTGA
- a CDS encoding M66 family metalloprotease has product MNPHHWKQLPALLLSAATLSACGWVPDDDLHANNNGNTTQPDGGNQNGGNGEVTPPVTAPPTTTPPETTPPATTPPTTEPEDPGAVGTPPATTPPVTTPPVTTPPVTTPPVTTPPVTTPPVTTPPVTTPPVTTPPVTTPPVTTPPVTPPPPLTPAQKYPEPVGAQYQVPNARAFYDRDKTGAPRAVRNDLGGTLPGMVQFVQSHSVDPSGNEAKEMPRLTMQREALLLVTPDPALQDVSDLQVSVTVNGQSKGTLALKHPNLIPRSDYSNRDGRPDYVYSLRAWSAVLPWDSMVPGLELRVSDSKNRTGTLAANAIDFSGAGELVLHSVRLGMLTDPPNGNHRFLTNTIDAASDYLQTIPAARITAAYYEDVKLSKVIVASGVIYDTQSATNGDVYSGDMRENTGKATFSVGINLANWGVTSAGMQSQQQPQVTQAAVMHHARGMYANGAQTHGLSGGNSILTLYDSAGNEFSHEIGHHYGLGHYPGEVNGNYFWSVHHHDSGWGYVSYRKRMRANINWHESKTYGPNGMPVLDDTYAFNKDAMAGGNHASALSHYTQYTGYSTKQRIQPAFDRAAVYAPDSPTGYRRWNASTRTMEDVAPAIPNQNDVWFNSASGKFLKPRRFGVPVVTLLGGYDPTNNKALIYPALRSNWGNVFDLPTQAVSTTEPRQCWLQVDFAAQPSQRIAVAGKRMQNGSINKLHVNLAQDEQPRRAELKCQTPNQAEESLYVLDIPTNQPAMTAPVVVGKEQGYSALRAAELPQLDSALQALAGKAVPVLSTASQRQLDSWGDNTQGLSAAAQTQLVRYQQQQSNAQRLSLWMDTYASALDQGLADAQTALLDFTQTLGLYRTPLIPTGQTMKMANGNCIQKTGDSGVRIAGKSLCSGDINEQWILDSRGAIRSRANMDLCLTDQGGSNAVKLARCDSANDAQAWNTATANRYSRSGRCLDLNQGFLTNNVGTLITYSCSGGANQYWAGLVMSDNPLLFLVGGAHLHRLESAAANAQPSSTGVAAQRQR; this is encoded by the coding sequence ATGAACCCACACCATTGGAAGCAACTCCCCGCCCTCCTCCTGAGCGCCGCCACCCTGAGCGCCTGCGGCTGGGTACCCGACGACGACCTCCATGCCAACAACAACGGCAACACCACCCAACCCGACGGCGGCAACCAAAACGGTGGCAATGGCGAGGTCACGCCCCCAGTGACCGCACCCCCAACAACCACGCCGCCCGAGACCACCCCGCCGGCCACTACTCCGCCCACAACCGAGCCCGAAGACCCTGGTGCAGTGGGTACACCGCCTGCGACGACGCCGCCCGTCACGACACCACCGGTGACCACTCCGCCCGTCACCACGCCCCCCGTCACGACACCACCGGTGACCACTCCGCCCGTCACCACGCCCCCCGTCACGACGCCACCGGTGACCACTCCGCCCGTCACCACGCCGCCGGTGACCACCCCCCCCGTCACGCCCCCGCCACCCCTGACCCCGGCGCAGAAGTACCCTGAGCCCGTCGGCGCCCAATACCAAGTGCCCAACGCCCGGGCGTTTTACGACAGGGACAAGACCGGCGCCCCGCGCGCCGTGCGCAACGACCTTGGCGGCACGCTGCCGGGCATGGTGCAGTTTGTGCAAAGCCATAGCGTCGATCCCTCGGGCAACGAGGCCAAGGAAATGCCGCGCCTGACGATGCAGCGCGAGGCCCTGCTCCTGGTCACGCCCGACCCGGCACTGCAAGACGTGAGTGACCTGCAGGTCAGCGTCACCGTCAACGGCCAGAGCAAGGGCACGCTGGCCCTGAAGCACCCGAACCTGATACCGCGCTCGGATTACTCCAACCGCGATGGCCGCCCGGACTACGTTTACTCACTGCGCGCCTGGTCGGCCGTGCTGCCCTGGGACTCGATGGTGCCCGGCCTGGAGCTGCGCGTGAGCGACAGCAAGAACCGCACGGGCACGCTGGCGGCCAATGCCATCGACTTCTCCGGCGCGGGCGAACTGGTGCTGCACAGCGTGCGCCTGGGAATGCTGACCGACCCGCCCAACGGCAACCACCGCTTCCTCACCAACACCATCGACGCGGCCAGCGACTACCTGCAAACCATTCCGGCTGCACGCATCACTGCCGCGTACTACGAGGACGTCAAACTCTCCAAGGTCATCGTCGCCTCGGGCGTGATCTATGACACCCAAAGTGCCACCAACGGTGACGTCTACAGCGGCGACATGCGCGAGAACACCGGCAAAGCCACCTTCAGCGTCGGCATCAACCTGGCCAATTGGGGCGTGACCAGCGCCGGGATGCAGTCGCAGCAGCAGCCCCAGGTAACGCAGGCGGCCGTCATGCACCACGCGCGCGGCATGTACGCCAACGGCGCCCAAACCCACGGCCTGTCGGGCGGCAACAGCATCCTGACGCTGTACGACAGTGCCGGCAACGAGTTCAGCCACGAGATCGGCCACCACTACGGCCTGGGCCACTACCCTGGAGAGGTCAACGGCAACTACTTCTGGTCGGTGCACCACCACGACAGCGGCTGGGGCTACGTCAGCTACCGCAAGCGGATGCGCGCCAACATCAACTGGCACGAGAGCAAAACCTACGGCCCCAACGGGATGCCGGTGCTCGACGACACCTACGCCTTCAACAAGGACGCCATGGCCGGCGGCAACCACGCCAGCGCCCTGTCCCACTACACCCAGTACACCGGCTACAGCACCAAGCAAAGAATCCAGCCGGCGTTTGACCGCGCCGCCGTGTACGCGCCCGATTCGCCCACCGGCTACCGCAGGTGGAACGCCAGCACGCGCACCATGGAAGACGTGGCCCCGGCCATCCCGAACCAGAACGATGTTTGGTTCAACAGCGCCAGCGGCAAGTTCCTCAAGCCCCGGCGTTTTGGCGTGCCCGTCGTCACCCTGCTCGGCGGCTACGACCCGACCAACAACAAGGCCCTCATCTACCCGGCGCTGCGCAGCAACTGGGGCAATGTGTTTGACCTGCCCACCCAGGCCGTGAGCACCACCGAACCGCGCCAGTGCTGGCTGCAGGTCGATTTTGCCGCCCAACCCAGCCAGCGCATTGCGGTGGCCGGCAAGCGGATGCAAAACGGCTCGATCAACAAGCTGCACGTCAACCTGGCGCAAGACGAGCAGCCGCGCCGCGCCGAGCTCAAGTGCCAGACGCCGAACCAGGCCGAAGAATCGCTGTACGTGCTCGACATCCCCACCAACCAGCCCGCCATGACCGCCCCGGTGGTGGTGGGCAAGGAGCAGGGCTACAGCGCGCTGCGCGCAGCCGAGCTGCCGCAGCTCGACAGCGCCTTGCAAGCGCTCGCCGGTAAAGCGGTGCCCGTTCTTTCAACCGCGTCCCAGCGCCAGCTCGATAGCTGGGGTGACAACACCCAGGGCCTGTCCGCCGCCGCGCAAACCCAGCTCGTCCGCTACCAGCAGCAGCAAAGCAACGCCCAGCGCCTGAGCCTGTGGATGGACACCTACGCCAGCGCCCTCGACCAGGGCCTGGCCGATGCGCAGACCGCGCTGCTGGACTTCACCCAAACCCTGGGCCTGTACCGCACCCCGCTGATCCCCACCGGCCAGACCATGAAAATGGCCAACGGCAACTGCATCCAGAAAACCGGCGACAGCGGCGTGCGCATTGCCGGCAAGAGTCTGTGCAGCGGCGACATCAATGAGCAGTGGATTCTCGACAGCCGGGGCGCCATCCGCAGCCGCGCCAATATGGACTTGTGCCTGACCGACCAGGGCGGCAGCAACGCCGTCAAGCTCGCGCGCTGCGACAGCGCCAACGACGCCCAGGCCTGGAACACCGCCACCGCCAACCGCTACAGCCGTAGCGGACGTTGCCTGGACTTGAACCAGGGCTTTTTGACCAACAACGTGGGCACCCTCATCACCTACAGCTGCTCGGGCGGCGCCAACCAGTACTGGGCTGGCCTGGTGATGAGCGACAACCCGCTGCTGTTCCTGGTCGGCGGCGCGCACCTGCACCGCCTCGAGAGCGCCGCCGCCAACGCCCAACCCAGCAGCACCGGCGTGGCTGCGCAGCGCCAGCGCTGA